The Paenibacillus sp. BIC5C1 DNA segment TTTCGCTTCGCGAATCTCTTTGACAACACCATCAATCTCACTGATTGTTGCTTGACCCTTTGGATTACGAGCCTCAAACAACTCCTGGATACGCGGCAAACCTTGCGTAATATCGTCTCCGGCTACACCACCGGTGTGGAACGTACGCATTGTCAACTGTGTTCCTGGCTCACCAATGGATTGTGCTGCGATAATACCAACTGCTTCACCGATTTCCACGTGTTTACCAGTCGCCAAGTTACGACCATAACACTTCTTGCAGACACCGTGACGAGCACGGCAGCTGAGTACGGAACGGATTTGCAATTTGGTTACGCCAGCTTTGATGATTGCCTCTGCTTTATCGGAATCAATCAGCTCATTGCGGTGTGCAATAACTTCTTTTGTTTCCGGATGACGAACAGTTTCGAAGCAGTATCTGCCTTCAATACGGTCGTAAAGATCCTCAATAACCTCTTTACCATCTTGGATACGACTTACCGTAAAGCCTTTATCTGTACCACAATCATCTTCACGCACGATCACGTCTTGTGCCACGTCTACGAGACGACGAGTCAGGTAACCTGAATCCGCTGTACGCAGGGCCGTATCGGCCAAACCTTTACGGGCACCGTGAGTCGAGATGAAGTACTCGAGTACCGTCAGACCTTCACGGAAGTTCGATTTGATTGGGAGTTCAATGATTCGACCGGATGGGTTGGCCATCAGACCACGCATACCGCCCAATTGGGTGATTTGCGATTTGTTACCCCGTGCTTTGGAGTCAACCATCATCATGATGGAGTTATAACGATCCATCGATTTCATCAGAATCTCGGTGATATCATCTTTCGATTTCGACCAGATATCAATGATGCGGTCATAGCGCTCTTCGTTCGTAATCAGACCACGACGGTACTGATTCGTAACGATTTGTGCTTTTTCTTCCGACTGTCTAAGAATTTCGGTTTTCTCTTCCGGAACGATAACATCCGATACCGCAACCGTAATACCGGCGCGAGTGGAGTATGTGAATCCGAGTTGTTTGATTTTATCCAAAATAACGGCTGTTTCCGTTGTATGATAAATTTCAAAACAACGTGCGATGATCGAACCGAGATATTCTTTACCGACACCACCAGCCAAAGGAGCGTTCATAATCGCTTCTCTAAGGTCAGCACCCTTCTCATAAACAAATGAATGCTCAGCTGTACCCTGGTAAAGGTTCGCACGAGTTGCATCATTGATGTAAGGGAAGCTTGCCGGGAAGATTTCGTTAAAGATGATTTTGCCGACAGTAGTCAGCAACATTGCATCTTGTTGTTCATCGGTAAAGCTTGTTTTGCCAAGCGCTCTAACCGGGATCGCTACACGTGCATGCAAACCAGCAGTTCCACGTTGGTACGCGGATACAGCTTCGTTTACCGTGCGCAAAATCATACCTGTTCCTTTTTCTTCCTTGTTGTCCATGGTCAGGTAGTAAGAACCAAGCACCATATCCTGGGAAGGGGTAACAACCGGTTTACCGTCTTTCGGGTTCAAAATGTTACCTGATGCCAGCATCAGGATACGTGCTTCTGCTTGAGCTTCAGCAGACAATGGAACGTGCACGGCCATTTGGTCACCGTCAAAGTCGGCATTGTAAGCCGTACATACGAGCGGGTGAAGACGGATGGCTTTACCTTCAACGAGAATCGGTTCAAATGCTTGAATACCGAGTCTGTGAAGTGTAGGGGCACGGTTCAACAGAACCGGGTGCTCCTTAATTACTTCTTCAAGAACATCCCATACTTCAGGACTTACACGCTCAACTTTACGTTTAGCGCTCTTGATGTTGTGGGCAAGCCCTTTATTTACAAGCTCTTTCATAACGAAAGGCTTGAACAATTCAAGTGCCATATCTTTAGGCAGACCACACTGATACATTTTCAGATAAGGTCCAACTACGATAACGGAACGACCGGAATAGTCAACCCGTTTACCGAGCAAGTTCTGACGGAAACGTCCTTGTTTACCTTTCAGCATGTGGCTGAGGGATTTCAAAGGACGGTTACCAGGACCCGTTACAGGGCGTCCACGACGGCCGTTGTCGATCAATGCGTCAACAGCTTCCTGCAGCATCCGTTTTTCATTTTGCACGATAATGTCTGGCGCGCCAAGGTCAAGCAAACGTTTCAAACGGTTGTTCCGGTTGATTACACGGCGATACAGGTCATTCAGGTCAGACGTTGCAAAACGTCCACCATCCAGCTGTACCATTGGACGAAGTTCCGGCGGGATAACAGGAAGTACATCCATGATCATCCACTCAGGTTTATTACCTGAGTTGCGGAATGCTTCGATAACTTCCAAACGTTTAATCGCACGGTTACGACGTTGTCCTTGTGCAGTGCGGAGCTCTTCCTTCAGGAATTCAAGCTCTTTATCCACATCAAGGTCTTGAAGCAGTTTTTTAACCGCTTCTGCACCCATACCAGCCTGGAATCCATATCCGTATTTCTCACGGTAGCTGCGGTATTCTTTCTCGGACAACAGCTGTTTTTTCTCCAGTGGAGTTTCTCCTGGATCAGTTACTACATATGATGCAAAATAAATAATCTCCTCGAGAGATCTTGGAGACATATCCAAAGCGAGACCCATGCGGCTCGGAATACCTTTGAAGTACCAGATATGCGATACCGGAGCAGCGAGCTCAATATGGCCCATCCGTTCGCGGCGTACTTTCGCACGTGTCACTTCAACGCCACAACGATCACAGACAACGCCTTTATAACGGACGCGTTTGTATTTACCGCAATGACATTCCCAGTCTTTTGTAGGGCCAAAAATCTTTTCGCAGAACAGCCCTTCTTTTTCCGGTTTCAACGTACGATAGTTGATCGTTTCCGGTTTTTTCACTTCTCCGCGGGACCAAGAACGAATTTTTTCTGGGGAAGCAAGCCCGATCTTCATGTATTCGAAATTGTTGACGTCCAACAAGGAGCAACCCTCCTTAACCAAGTCCTGTATTCTAGGTTACGCCCCCTCCGGCCGAAGCCGGAGCAAGACGCGAGCCTGATGAAAAACGCCGGTCATCATGCGCCCGAAGCGGTTACTCCGCTCCGACCTCTGTACCCTCAAGGTTGAGGCTGAGCTTATCGCTCGCAGCGTCATCTTCATCGTCCATTTCTTTCATTTCAATCTCTTGCTCATCTTCGCTCAAAATCTTAACGTCCATACCCAAGCTTTGCAGCTCTTTGATCAATACTTTGAATGATTCAGGAACACCAGGTTCAGGAACATTCTCGCCTTTGACGATGGACTCATACGTTTTCACCCGACCTACAACATCATCGGACTTAACAGTCAAGATTTCTTGCAGTGTATAGGCCGCACCATAAGCCTCAAGCGCCCATACTTCCATCTCCCCGAAACGTTGTCCACCGAACTGGGCTTTACCACCCAGAGGCTGTTGCGTAACGAGTGAGTAAGGACCTGTGGAACGAGCATGGATTTTATCGTCAACCATGTGCGCCAGCTTGATCATATGCATGACGCCGACAGTAACTTCACGTTCGAACTCTTCTCCCGTACGACCATCGTACAGAACGGTTTTACCATTTCGCTGCATACCTGCTTCTTCCATCGTATCGAAGACGTCATACTCCTTCGCTCCGTCGAATACAGGAGTAGCTACGTGAATACCGAGCTGCATGGCCGCCATACCCAAGTGAACTTCAAGCACTTGACCGATGTTCATCCGGGAAGGTACGCCCAGCGGGTTAAGAACGATTTGAACTGGTGTACCGTCCGGCAGGAAAGGCATATCTTCTTCCGGCAGGATACGGGCCACGACCCCTTTGTTACCGTGACGTCCGGCCATTTTATCACCCTCGGAAATTTTCCGTTTTTGAGCGATATAGACACGAACGAGTTGGTTAACACCTGGAGGCAGTTCATCACCGTTTTCACGGGTAAAGACTTTAACATCAACTACGATACCGTCAGTACCGTGAGGTACACGCAGGGAAGTATCACGTACTTCACGCGCTTTCTCACCGAAGATCGCATGCAGGAGACGTTCTTCTGCAGTCAGTTCCGTTACACCTTTTGGTGTTACTTTACCAACCAGAATGTCACCAGCACTGATTTCAGCACCGATACGGATAATACCGCGCTCATCCAGATTACGCAGCGCT contains these protein-coding regions:
- the rpoC gene encoding DNA-directed RNA polymerase subunit beta' — protein: MLDVNNFEYMKIGLASPEKIRSWSRGEVKKPETINYRTLKPEKEGLFCEKIFGPTKDWECHCGKYKRVRYKGVVCDRCGVEVTRAKVRRERMGHIELAAPVSHIWYFKGIPSRMGLALDMSPRSLEEIIYFASYVVTDPGETPLEKKQLLSEKEYRSYREKYGYGFQAGMGAEAVKKLLQDLDVDKELEFLKEELRTAQGQRRNRAIKRLEVIEAFRNSGNKPEWMIMDVLPVIPPELRPMVQLDGGRFATSDLNDLYRRVINRNNRLKRLLDLGAPDIIVQNEKRMLQEAVDALIDNGRRGRPVTGPGNRPLKSLSHMLKGKQGRFRQNLLGKRVDYSGRSVIVVGPYLKMYQCGLPKDMALELFKPFVMKELVNKGLAHNIKSAKRKVERVSPEVWDVLEEVIKEHPVLLNRAPTLHRLGIQAFEPILVEGKAIRLHPLVCTAYNADFDGDQMAVHVPLSAEAQAEARILMLASGNILNPKDGKPVVTPSQDMVLGSYYLTMDNKEEKGTGMILRTVNEAVSAYQRGTAGLHARVAIPVRALGKTSFTDEQQDAMLLTTVGKIIFNEIFPASFPYINDATRANLYQGTAEHSFVYEKGADLREAIMNAPLAGGVGKEYLGSIIARCFEIYHTTETAVILDKIKQLGFTYSTRAGITVAVSDVIVPEEKTEILRQSEEKAQIVTNQYRRGLITNEERYDRIIDIWSKSKDDITEILMKSMDRYNSIMMMVDSKARGNKSQITQLGGMRGLMANPSGRIIELPIKSNFREGLTVLEYFISTHGARKGLADTALRTADSGYLTRRLVDVAQDVIVREDDCGTDKGFTVSRIQDGKEVIEDLYDRIEGRYCFETVRHPETKEVIAHRNELIDSDKAEAIIKAGVTKLQIRSVLSCRARHGVCKKCYGRNLATGKHVEIGEAVGIIAAQSIGEPGTQLTMRTFHTGGVAGDDITQGLPRIQELFEARNPKGQATISEIDGVVKEIREAKDRREIEIQGEAESKVYSVTYGSRVRVSEGMEIEAGDELTDGSIDPKEMLRIKGVRGVQNYILQEVQRVYRNQGVEINDKHVEVMIRQMLRKIRIVDAGDTTLLPGSFVDTHEYERANKTAILSDKEPAVAKPILLGITKASLETDSFLSAASFQETTRVLTDAAIKGKVDQLLGLKENVIIGKLIPAGTGMNRYRSIKFAEPEDGQSSVEELEPVSVD